In one Pseudarthrobacter sp. NBSH8 genomic region, the following are encoded:
- a CDS encoding D-2-hydroxyacid dehydrogenase: MPRVVVLVAEGQPRPYNLAALDALAHVVLTDSAGLAEASRRADILFLWDFFSSALREAWPHADSLKWVHVAAAGVDAMMFEELRSSEVVVTNAHGTFDRPIAEFVLASILAHDKQLHRSKALQQQGIWEHREVTRTEGSRALVVGTGGIGRATARLLRAVGLEVRGVGRTARDDDPDFGAILASEDLAAHAGWADHVVLIAPLTDQTRNMLDREVLAAMKPSAHLINVGRGALVDEPALIEALRSGQIAAASLDVFTEEPVPASHPFWSMDNVHMSAHMCGDVIGWRDALARQFQANLERWTAGEQLNNVVDKQRGYVSRH; this comes from the coding sequence ATGCCCCGGGTGGTGGTACTGGTAGCCGAAGGGCAGCCTCGCCCCTACAACCTCGCCGCCCTTGATGCACTGGCCCACGTTGTCCTCACGGATTCAGCCGGCCTCGCCGAGGCGTCACGCAGGGCAGACATCCTGTTCCTTTGGGACTTCTTCTCGTCGGCACTCAGGGAGGCCTGGCCGCACGCCGATTCCCTCAAATGGGTGCACGTGGCGGCCGCCGGCGTGGACGCGATGATGTTCGAGGAACTGCGTTCCTCGGAGGTGGTGGTGACGAATGCGCATGGCACATTTGACCGGCCGATCGCGGAATTCGTCCTGGCCTCCATTTTGGCGCACGACAAGCAGCTGCACCGCAGCAAGGCGCTGCAGCAGCAAGGCATCTGGGAGCACCGCGAAGTCACCCGAACCGAGGGCTCGCGGGCCCTGGTGGTGGGTACCGGCGGGATCGGCCGGGCCACGGCCCGGCTGCTCCGCGCGGTAGGCCTTGAGGTCCGCGGCGTGGGCCGCACGGCCCGCGACGACGATCCGGACTTCGGCGCCATCCTCGCCAGTGAGGACCTGGCGGCGCATGCGGGATGGGCGGACCATGTGGTGCTCATTGCGCCGCTGACGGACCAGACCAGGAACATGCTGGACCGCGAAGTCCTCGCCGCCATGAAGCCGTCGGCGCACCTCATCAATGTGGGCCGCGGCGCCCTGGTGGATGAGCCAGCCTTGATCGAGGCGCTCCGGAGCGGCCAGATCGCGGCCGCGTCCCTGGATGTCTTCACCGAAGAACCCGTCCCCGCTTCCCATCCCTTCTGGAGCATGGACAACGTCCACATGTCCGCCCACATGTGCGGCGATGTGATCGGCTGGCGCGACGCACTGGCGCGCCAGTTCCAGGCCAACCTCGAACGCTGGACCGCCGGCGAACAGCTCAACAATGTAGTGGACAAGCAGCGCGGCTACGTCAGCCGCCACTAG
- a CDS encoding aspartate aminotransferase family protein, with protein sequence MTSLSPALKQATPIIVDHALGSWIHGTDGKDYLDFTTGIGVTSTGHCHPKVVAAAREQVGKIIHAQYTTVMHKPLLELTDKLGEVLPAGLDSVFYANSGSEAVEAAIRLARMATARPNIVVFQGGFHGRTVAAASLTTAGTKFSAGFSPLMSGVHMSAFPYAYRYGWDEALAVEFALQELDYLLQTRVAPNDTAAFLIEPALGDGGYLPTPPAFMEGLRERADKYGIQLIFDEVQAGVGRTGKFWGHQYSAATPDIIVTAKGIASGFPISAIAASTETMSKAWPGSQGGTYGGNAVSAAAGVATLEVVKEEGLVENSRIRGEQLQAGLKEIQQRFPVIGDVRGRGLMQGIEFTGEDGRPDSATAAAIQQATTDHGLLTLTCGPAGNVVRLIPALVVTAEEIATGLERFEAAVGAVVGAVPATAGA encoded by the coding sequence ATGACCTCCCTCAGCCCCGCACTCAAGCAAGCAACCCCCATCATCGTGGATCATGCCCTTGGCAGCTGGATCCACGGGACCGATGGAAAAGACTACCTGGACTTCACCACCGGCATCGGCGTGACCAGCACCGGCCACTGCCACCCGAAAGTGGTGGCCGCAGCCCGCGAGCAGGTGGGCAAGATCATCCACGCCCAGTACACCACCGTGATGCACAAGCCGCTGCTGGAACTGACCGACAAGCTCGGTGAGGTCCTGCCGGCCGGCCTGGATTCTGTCTTCTACGCCAACTCCGGTTCCGAGGCAGTGGAGGCGGCAATCCGCCTGGCCCGCATGGCCACCGCACGCCCCAACATCGTGGTCTTCCAGGGCGGCTTCCACGGCCGCACCGTTGCGGCGGCATCCCTCACCACGGCCGGCACTAAGTTCTCCGCCGGGTTCTCGCCGCTGATGTCCGGCGTCCACATGTCCGCCTTCCCGTACGCCTACCGCTACGGCTGGGACGAGGCGCTCGCCGTCGAGTTCGCCCTCCAGGAACTGGACTACCTGCTGCAGACCCGCGTTGCCCCGAATGACACCGCGGCGTTCCTGATCGAGCCCGCCTTGGGCGACGGCGGCTACCTGCCCACCCCGCCGGCTTTCATGGAGGGCCTGCGCGAGCGGGCGGACAAGTACGGCATCCAGCTGATCTTCGATGAGGTCCAGGCCGGCGTGGGCCGCACCGGAAAGTTCTGGGGCCACCAGTACTCCGCCGCCACCCCGGACATCATTGTCACCGCCAAGGGCATCGCCTCCGGCTTCCCGATTTCCGCCATCGCCGCCTCCACCGAAACCATGTCCAAGGCCTGGCCCGGTTCCCAGGGCGGCACCTACGGCGGCAACGCAGTCTCCGCTGCGGCCGGCGTCGCCACCCTCGAAGTGGTCAAGGAGGAAGGCCTGGTGGAGAACTCGCGCATCCGCGGTGAGCAGCTCCAGGCCGGTCTCAAGGAGATCCAGCAGCGCTTCCCGGTTATCGGCGACGTCCGCGGCCGCGGCCTCATGCAGGGCATCGAATTCACCGGCGAGGACGGCAGGCCGGACTCCGCTACGGCCGCCGCAATCCAGCAGGCCACCACAGACCACGGCCTGCTGACCCTGACCTGCGGCCCTGCCGGCAACGTGGTCCGCCTCATCCCGGCGCTGGTTGTCACTGCCGAGGAGATCGCCACCGGCCTGGAGCGCTTCGAAGCCGCCGTCGGCGCCGTAGTCGGTGCCGTCCCCGCCACCGCCGGAGCCTGA
- a CDS encoding FAD-binding and (Fe-S)-binding domain-containing protein — translation MTVSSLPDAADHAAGAVASSAGPDLAPQRILQRLTAAGIDADASPRRLAEYSYDASNYRVQPLAVVFPRSVEDVVGTLAACRETGTPLISRGGGTSMAGNAIGPGVVLDFSRHMNRIHGIDEAAGTVSVDPGVVLAVLSREVEQATANRCTFAPDPSSKNRATVGGSIGNDACGNHSVRYGRTSDHVVEIDVVTSGGARLTATATGLRATYPADSAAAAKAAALTESLKELAHTNLAEFRVELGRIQRQVSGYHLDNLLPEKGFNVARALVGSEGTCVIVTGARMKLVPKPASALLVCLGYEDVVDAARDITTILEFSPAAVEGIDEAIVDTMRFRRGADAVLGLPDGKAWLYVDLDGDDPAQVRAEAERLLARLRDNGRLVAGRPVPDAVERASLWRVREDGAGLSSRLSTGGESWPGWEDSAVAPENLADYLADFRGLLDSFGLQGVMYGHFGAGCMHIRITYDLRTEEGREVFRRFSAEAAKLVVRHGGSLSGEHGDGRARSQLLPLMYSARMLAAFSDFRKLWDPAAILNPGSLTDPDPLDENLALDGVPQREWRTSFDLRPLHAGGGSATETDNLAGSAGSGLDPWVHAVQACIGVGRCRTDSGGVMCPSYRATGDEKDSTRGRSRVLQDMVRGARTVEEGWKSEEVREALDLCLSCKACSSDCPTGVDMATYKSEFFSHYYEGRLRPLSHFSLGWLPRWLKITGHVAPLVNAVLATPLGKLAAVLGGLTTHRDLPRFAGSSEWRKEVAAAGVKMPGRKSPGQMVPERKYDGGTRPDGDGTVGTAAAGVVLFVDTFTKGFRPEVAGAAARVLAGTGEPTECSADACCGLTWISTGQLDTAKKLMAHAAEVLDDGTDRPIVVVEPSCAAALRKDLPELVHTDQARRVAARVRSFAQHVGELAATGWTPAPETPLPEQVVLQTHCHEYSVFGAKTQRGALAAMGVGDVVDATGCCGVAGNFGFEKEHYGISMKVAEQSLIPALRTTGTESVVLTDGFSCAMQVKQIDAERPGKHIAQLLDPGDSWTREKQLRNESGRRAD, via the coding sequence ATGACTGTTTCCTCCCTGCCCGACGCCGCGGACCACGCCGCAGGCGCCGTCGCGTCCTCCGCAGGGCCTGACCTGGCCCCGCAACGGATCCTGCAGCGGCTGACCGCGGCCGGAATCGACGCGGACGCTTCGCCGCGCCGGCTGGCCGAGTATTCCTACGATGCCTCCAACTACCGCGTGCAGCCGCTGGCCGTCGTGTTTCCGCGGTCCGTGGAGGACGTGGTGGGAACGCTGGCGGCGTGCAGGGAGACCGGCACCCCGCTGATCAGCCGCGGCGGGGGCACGTCCATGGCCGGCAACGCGATCGGCCCCGGCGTGGTGCTGGACTTTTCACGCCACATGAACCGGATCCATGGCATCGACGAGGCTGCCGGAACCGTCTCGGTTGATCCCGGGGTGGTGCTGGCGGTGCTCTCCCGCGAGGTGGAGCAGGCCACGGCCAACCGCTGCACCTTCGCTCCGGACCCATCGTCCAAGAACCGCGCCACCGTAGGCGGTTCCATCGGCAATGACGCATGCGGCAACCACTCCGTGCGTTATGGCCGCACGTCGGACCACGTCGTGGAGATCGACGTCGTTACGTCCGGCGGCGCCCGGCTCACGGCCACGGCCACCGGGCTGCGTGCCACCTATCCTGCAGACAGCGCGGCGGCAGCCAAAGCCGCCGCGCTCACCGAATCACTCAAGGAACTGGCCCACACCAACCTGGCCGAGTTCCGTGTTGAGCTGGGCCGGATCCAGCGGCAGGTTTCGGGTTACCACCTGGACAACCTGCTGCCGGAAAAGGGTTTCAATGTGGCCCGCGCCCTGGTGGGGTCCGAAGGGACCTGCGTCATAGTCACCGGGGCGCGGATGAAACTCGTCCCCAAGCCGGCCAGCGCCCTGCTGGTCTGCCTTGGCTACGAGGACGTGGTGGACGCAGCCCGGGATATCACCACCATCCTGGAATTTTCGCCGGCCGCAGTGGAAGGCATCGACGAGGCCATCGTGGATACCATGCGCTTCCGGCGCGGCGCGGACGCCGTGCTGGGCCTGCCGGACGGCAAGGCCTGGCTGTATGTGGACCTCGACGGCGATGACCCGGCCCAGGTGCGGGCCGAAGCTGAAAGGCTGCTGGCCCGGCTCCGGGACAACGGCCGCCTGGTGGCGGGCCGCCCGGTTCCGGACGCCGTGGAACGCGCCTCGCTGTGGCGGGTCCGCGAGGACGGTGCCGGGCTTTCATCCCGCCTGTCCACCGGCGGCGAGTCCTGGCCGGGCTGGGAAGATTCGGCCGTCGCACCGGAGAACCTGGCTGACTACCTGGCCGATTTCCGGGGACTGCTGGACAGCTTCGGGCTGCAGGGGGTCATGTACGGGCACTTTGGCGCCGGCTGCATGCACATCCGCATCACCTACGACCTGCGCACCGAGGAAGGCCGCGAGGTGTTCCGCCGGTTCTCCGCCGAGGCGGCGAAGCTGGTGGTCCGCCACGGGGGCTCGCTCTCCGGCGAGCACGGCGACGGCAGGGCCCGCTCGCAGTTGCTTCCCCTGATGTATTCAGCACGGATGCTGGCGGCATTCTCGGATTTCCGCAAGCTGTGGGATCCCGCGGCCATCCTGAACCCGGGGTCCCTCACCGATCCTGATCCCTTGGATGAGAACCTGGCGCTGGACGGCGTGCCGCAGCGCGAGTGGCGCACCAGCTTTGACCTGCGGCCGCTGCACGCCGGCGGCGGCTCCGCCACAGAGACGGACAACCTGGCCGGTTCAGCCGGCAGCGGCCTGGATCCCTGGGTCCACGCCGTGCAGGCGTGCATCGGCGTGGGCCGGTGCCGGACCGATTCCGGCGGGGTGATGTGCCCCAGCTACCGGGCCACCGGCGACGAGAAGGACTCCACCCGCGGCCGGTCCCGCGTGCTGCAGGACATGGTCCGCGGCGCCCGCACGGTGGAGGAGGGCTGGAAGTCCGAGGAGGTCCGGGAGGCACTTGACCTGTGCCTGTCCTGCAAGGCCTGCTCCAGCGACTGCCCCACAGGCGTGGACATGGCCACCTACAAATCCGAGTTCTTCTCCCACTACTACGAGGGCCGGCTGCGCCCGCTCTCGCACTTCTCCCTGGGCTGGCTGCCGCGCTGGCTGAAGATTACCGGCCACGTGGCACCGCTGGTCAACGCCGTACTGGCTACGCCGCTGGGCAAACTGGCCGCCGTGCTGGGCGGTCTGACCACGCACCGCGACCTGCCCCGGTTCGCCGGCAGTAGTGAATGGCGCAAGGAGGTCGCCGCGGCCGGCGTCAAGATGCCCGGGCGGAAGTCACCCGGGCAGATGGTGCCGGAACGGAAGTACGACGGCGGTACGCGCCCGGACGGTGACGGTACCGTCGGCACTGCGGCAGCCGGCGTCGTCCTCTTTGTGGATACCTTCACCAAGGGCTTCCGGCCCGAGGTGGCCGGTGCCGCGGCCCGCGTGCTGGCCGGCACAGGGGAGCCCACGGAATGCTCGGCGGACGCGTGCTGCGGGCTGACGTGGATCTCCACCGGGCAGCTGGACACGGCCAAGAAACTGATGGCCCATGCCGCCGAAGTCCTGGACGACGGCACGGACCGTCCCATCGTGGTAGTGGAGCCCAGCTGCGCCGCCGCGCTGCGGAAGGACCTGCCCGAACTGGTCCACACGGACCAGGCGCGCCGGGTAGCGGCGAGGGTCCGCAGCTTCGCCCAGCACGTGGGTGAACTGGCCGCTACGGGCTGGACGCCCGCCCCTGAAACGCCGCTTCCGGAACAGGTGGTGCTGCAGACGCACTGCCACGAATACTCCGTGTTCGGTGCCAAAACCCAGCGCGGCGCACTGGCCGCCATGGGCGTCGGGGACGTGGTGGACGCCACCGGCTGCTGCGGCGTGGCCGGGAACTTCGGGTTCGAGAAGGAGCACTACGGCATTAGCATGAAGGTTGCCGAGCAGTCCCTGATACCGGCGCTGCGCACCACCGGAACCGAATCCGTGGTGCTCACCGATGGCTTCTCCTGCGCCATGCAGGTCAAGCAGATCGACGCCGAACGGCCCGGGAAGCATATCGCCCAGCTCCTGGACCCGGGAGACTCCTGGACCCGGGAGAAACAACTCCGGAACGAGTCTGGCCGCCGTGCAGACTGA
- a CDS encoding NAD-dependent succinate-semialdehyde dehydrogenase: MTTQTTRTAGISQCALDAIAKVSTGLFIDGEWTEAASGARFDVINPATEEVLATVADGGPEDALRAIETAGRVQEGWARTAPRERSEILRRAYDLIMARQDELALIMTSEMGKPFAEAKGEVAYAAEFFRWFSEEAVRIGGDVTTTGDGKNRILVSKQPVGPCVLVTPWNFPLAMGTRKIGPAIAAGCTMVFKPANLTPLSSLALVDILIEAGLPKGVLNVVCTTKASDVVSPWMSSGIARKVSFTGSTEVGVRLLKQAAEHVMRSSMELGGNAPFIVFEDADLDRAVEGAVAAKMRNMGEACTAANRLFVQRPIADEFARRLAARLSALQVGDGAEEGTDVGPLVEEKALTKVQELVDDAVAKGATVVCGGSRPDRPGYFYTPTVLSGVSAESDLMSQEIFGPVAPVVAFDTEEEVIRLANDTPWGLVGYLFTQDVDRGFRMGDALEVGMVGLNTGIVSNPAAPFGGIKASGLGREGGRVGIEEFLETKYMAVPRG, encoded by the coding sequence ATGACAACCCAGACCACCCGGACCGCCGGCATCTCGCAGTGCGCCCTGGACGCCATCGCCAAGGTCAGCACCGGCCTCTTCATCGACGGCGAATGGACCGAAGCCGCCTCCGGCGCCAGGTTCGACGTCATCAACCCCGCCACAGAGGAAGTCCTCGCCACCGTGGCGGACGGCGGCCCGGAGGACGCCCTCCGGGCGATCGAAACCGCCGGCCGCGTCCAGGAAGGATGGGCCAGGACCGCGCCGCGGGAACGCAGCGAGATCCTCCGCCGCGCCTACGACCTGATCATGGCCCGCCAGGATGAACTGGCCCTCATCATGACCTCCGAGATGGGCAAGCCCTTCGCTGAGGCCAAGGGCGAAGTGGCCTACGCCGCAGAGTTCTTCCGCTGGTTCTCCGAGGAAGCCGTCCGGATCGGCGGCGACGTCACCACCACCGGCGACGGCAAGAACCGCATCCTGGTCTCCAAGCAGCCGGTGGGACCGTGCGTGCTGGTGACCCCGTGGAACTTCCCGCTGGCCATGGGCACCCGGAAGATCGGCCCCGCGATCGCGGCAGGCTGCACCATGGTGTTCAAACCGGCCAACCTGACCCCGCTGTCCTCGCTTGCGCTCGTGGACATCCTCATCGAGGCCGGCCTGCCCAAGGGCGTTTTGAACGTTGTCTGCACCACCAAGGCCTCCGACGTCGTGTCCCCATGGATGTCCAGCGGCATTGCCCGCAAGGTCAGCTTCACCGGCTCCACCGAGGTGGGTGTCCGGCTGCTGAAGCAGGCTGCCGAGCACGTCATGCGCTCCTCCATGGAGCTGGGCGGCAACGCGCCGTTCATCGTGTTCGAGGACGCGGACCTGGACCGTGCCGTGGAAGGCGCCGTGGCGGCCAAGATGCGCAACATGGGGGAGGCCTGCACGGCTGCCAACCGGCTCTTTGTCCAGCGACCCATCGCCGACGAATTCGCCCGCCGGCTGGCGGCCCGCCTCAGCGCACTGCAGGTGGGCGACGGCGCCGAAGAAGGGACCGACGTCGGACCCCTTGTGGAGGAAAAGGCGCTGACCAAGGTCCAGGAGCTCGTGGACGATGCGGTGGCCAAGGGCGCAACCGTGGTCTGCGGCGGGTCCCGCCCGGACCGCCCCGGGTACTTCTACACCCCCACGGTCCTCTCCGGTGTCAGCGCAGAGTCGGACCTGATGAGCCAGGAGATATTCGGCCCGGTAGCCCCCGTGGTGGCGTTCGACACCGAAGAGGAAGTCATCCGGCTGGCCAACGACACCCCGTGGGGCCTGGTGGGCTACCTGTTCACGCAGGATGTGGACCGCGGTTTCCGTATGGGTGACGCCCTCGAGGTGGGCATGGTTGGCTTGAACACCGGAATTGTCTCCAACCCGGCAGCACCGTTCGGCGGGATCAAGGCTTCGGGCCTGGGTCGTGAAGGCGGGCGCGTGGGCATCGAGGAGTTCCTCGAAACCAAATACATGGCCGTGCCCCGCGGCTGA
- a CDS encoding MFS transporter has translation MQAKTTTFKDEPMMTSPQPVSNKHPEPLNAPGAEPCTEEGKRSLRRSILGSALGNAVEWFDYGVYGYLTIYMATNFFGSVEGDGGLGVTLTLATLALSFLVRPLGGLILGPLGDRVGRQKVMVLTVTLMTMATGAIGLLPTLDTVGLLAPVLLLICRLVQGFSAGGEYGGAAVYMAESAPDRRRGFLGSFLEFGTTVGFILAAIVCTSLVAVVGDQGMEDGWWRVPFLLTIPLGLTALWIRTRLVEAPVFSEASGHRETMRSPLRHAFKHNWRQLLVLAGFVVLLNVAFYLILGYMPTYLSGQLGHSTAQGNWMLVAIMGMMLVAIPPVGALSDRFGRKPLLLVAAAGYTLLSVPAVMLLGLPSVALQFLGLAVLGLLLVILVASVSSTLPALFPTAVRYTGFAIAYNFSTAFFAGPSQTIANQLIETTGNQLVPGWYMAIAGVIGLVSVLCMRETAQATLRGETLPGAPESVGFPKPGFVEQNRKDAEARRSS, from the coding sequence ATGCAAGCGAAAACTACCACCTTCAAGGACGAACCAATGATGACCAGTCCCCAGCCTGTTTCCAACAAGCACCCGGAACCACTCAATGCACCAGGTGCCGAGCCCTGCACGGAAGAGGGCAAACGTTCGCTGCGCCGCTCCATCCTGGGCTCGGCCCTGGGCAACGCCGTGGAGTGGTTCGATTACGGCGTCTACGGCTACCTGACCATCTACATGGCCACGAACTTCTTCGGTTCGGTGGAGGGCGACGGCGGCCTGGGCGTCACGCTGACCCTCGCCACCCTGGCGCTGTCCTTCCTGGTCCGGCCTCTGGGCGGCCTGATCCTGGGGCCGCTGGGTGACCGGGTGGGCCGGCAGAAGGTCATGGTCCTCACCGTGACCCTGATGACGATGGCCACCGGCGCCATCGGCCTGCTGCCCACGCTGGACACCGTAGGCTTGCTCGCCCCCGTGCTGCTGCTGATCTGCCGCCTGGTGCAGGGCTTCTCGGCCGGCGGCGAATACGGCGGCGCTGCCGTTTACATGGCCGAGTCCGCGCCGGACCGGCGCCGCGGCTTCCTGGGCTCGTTTCTGGAGTTCGGCACCACCGTGGGGTTCATCCTGGCGGCCATCGTGTGCACCTCGCTGGTTGCCGTGGTGGGGGACCAAGGCATGGAGGACGGCTGGTGGCGCGTGCCGTTCCTGCTGACCATCCCGCTGGGACTCACCGCCCTCTGGATCCGGACCCGGCTGGTGGAGGCACCGGTGTTCTCCGAGGCGTCCGGGCACCGGGAGACCATGCGCTCGCCGCTGCGGCACGCGTTCAAGCACAACTGGCGCCAGCTGCTGGTCCTGGCAGGATTCGTTGTCCTGCTGAACGTGGCGTTCTACCTGATCCTGGGGTACATGCCCACGTACCTGAGCGGCCAACTGGGGCACAGCACGGCGCAGGGAAACTGGATGCTTGTGGCCATCATGGGCATGATGCTTGTGGCCATCCCGCCGGTGGGTGCGCTCTCTGACCGGTTCGGCCGCAAGCCGCTGCTGCTGGTGGCCGCTGCCGGGTACACGCTGCTGTCCGTCCCGGCGGTCATGCTGCTGGGCCTGCCCAGCGTGGCCCTGCAGTTCCTGGGCCTGGCGGTGCTGGGGCTCCTGCTGGTGATCCTGGTGGCTTCGGTGTCCTCCACGCTGCCCGCGCTGTTCCCCACGGCCGTGCGCTACACCGGCTTCGCCATCGCCTACAACTTCTCCACGGCGTTCTTTGCCGGCCCGTCCCAGACCATAGCGAACCAGCTGATTGAAACCACCGGGAACCAGCTGGTGCCCGGCTGGTACATGGCGATTGCCGGCGTGATCGGCCTGGTGAGCGTCCTCTGCATGCGGGAGACCGCGCAGGCCACGCTCCGCGGCGAGACCCTTCCCGGTGCCCCCGAATCGGTCGGCTTCCCGAAGCCCGGTTTCGTGGAGCAGAACCGGAAGGACGCCGAGGCCCGCCGCTCATCGTGA
- a CDS encoding GYD domain-containing protein: MPKYLFEATYVGQGIKGLMQEGGTKRREALKEALSSVGGTLESFYYAFGYYDVLGVFEAPDDASAAALSLLINSTGNVNVRLKPLLTVEDIDEAAKKTPSYRAPGR; this comes from the coding sequence ATGCCGAAGTATCTGTTTGAAGCGACGTACGTGGGCCAGGGAATCAAGGGGCTCATGCAGGAAGGCGGCACCAAGCGGCGCGAGGCTTTGAAGGAGGCCCTCAGCTCCGTAGGGGGAACGCTGGAAAGCTTCTACTACGCCTTTGGCTACTACGACGTCCTCGGCGTTTTTGAGGCGCCGGACGATGCCAGTGCCGCAGCACTGTCGCTGCTCATCAATTCGACGGGGAACGTCAACGTCCGCCTGAAGCCGCTCCTGACGGTGGAGGACATCGACGAGGCAGCAAAGAAGACCCCGTCCTACCGGGCCCCGGGACGGTAG
- a CDS encoding SulP family inorganic anion transporter translates to MGHDLKMRRFGKTRAWWVPPALRGYRSEWRRHGLVAGAALFAILVPAGMAYAQASGLPPVTGLYAMFGWAVRCRPAVAKQGKVTAGGQRGAA, encoded by the coding sequence GTGGGCCATGATCTGAAGATGCGCCGCTTCGGAAAGACGCGGGCCTGGTGGGTCCCGCCAGCCCTGCGCGGTTACAGGTCCGAATGGCGGCGCCACGGCCTGGTGGCGGGCGCTGCGCTCTTCGCGATCCTGGTCCCCGCGGGCATGGCGTACGCCCAAGCCTCCGGCCTTCCCCCGGTGACCGGCCTCTACGCGATGTTCGGATGGGCCGTACGTTGCCGCCCGGCCGTGGCCAAACAAGGCAAGGTCACGGCTGGAGGCCAGCGGGGCGCCGCCTGA
- a CDS encoding isoprenylcysteine carboxylmethyltransferase family protein, translating to MAAEPSSVRTLAGRVKAAYDNLPLPAPVVAAMALDFLLARLRPLPLPGPRSVHRLAGAGLMFAGAGLNAWALAERRRRSAGPFELERPEELVTTGPYAITRHPMYVGWWLIQIGAGTLAGSAWVLALLPAQLLVEHRFVLEEEAALADLFPQSYPDYAERVPHYVGLPRG from the coding sequence ATGGCAGCCGAACCCAGTTCCGTGCGCACCCTGGCGGGACGGGTGAAGGCGGCCTACGACAACCTTCCGCTGCCGGCTCCCGTCGTGGCAGCGATGGCCCTCGATTTCCTCCTTGCCAGGCTCCGTCCCCTGCCGCTTCCCGGCCCCCGTTCCGTCCACAGGCTGGCGGGGGCGGGACTTATGTTCGCCGGCGCCGGCCTGAATGCCTGGGCCCTGGCTGAACGCCGGCGGCGTTCGGCGGGCCCCTTCGAGCTGGAGCGGCCGGAGGAGCTGGTGACCACAGGCCCGTATGCCATAACCCGCCACCCGATGTATGTGGGCTGGTGGCTCATCCAAATCGGCGCGGGAACGCTGGCCGGTTCAGCCTGGGTCCTCGCACTGCTGCCCGCCCAACTGCTGGTGGAGCACCGGTTTGTCCTCGAGGAAGAAGCCGCGCTCGCAGACCTGTTTCCGCAGTCCTACCCGGATTACGCGGAGCGGGTTCCACACTACGTTGGGCTGCCGCGCGGTTAG